Part of the Corynebacterium efficiens YS-314 genome is shown below.
TGGTCTCAAATGCCGACATGGGTGTTCCTCCAAGAATGTTCTTCACCGTCACTATCTTTTTCCGAGTATATAGAGAGCACCCACAGCCCGGGTCCGGGCAGCGGTCCTGTGGAGGGCAGTCCTAGAATGAATCCATGCGCGTAGCCATGATCTCGATGCACACCTCGCCCCTGCAGCAGCCGGGTGTCGGTGACTCCGGCGGAATGAACGTCTATATCCTGTCCACGGGCACGGAACTGGCCAGGCAGGGTGTGGAGGTGGACATCTTCACCCGTGCCACCCGCCCCTCCCAGGGGGAGGTGGTCCAGGTGGCCCCGAACCTGCGGGTGATCAACATTGTCGCCGGCCCCTATGAGGGCCTGGCCAAGGAGGAGCTGTCCACCCAGCTCGCGGCGTTTGCCGGTGGTGTCCTGGAGTTCACCCGCCGGGGTGGCATCGAATACGACCTCATCCACTCCCACTACTGGCTGTCCGGGCAGGTGGGGTGGCTCATGCGGGACCTGTGGCGCATCCCGCTGGTACACACCGCCCATACGCTCGCCGCGGTGAAGAACTCCTACCGCGCCGATGAGGACACCCCCGAATCCGAGGCCCGCCGCATCTGCGAACAGCAGCTGGTGGACAACGCCGATGTGCTGGCGGTGAACACCCAGGAGGAGCTGGCGGATCTGGTGCACCACTATGATGCCGATCCCGACCGGATCAGCGTGGTCTCACCGGGTGCGGATATCGCGCTGTACACCCCCGGCAATGACCGCGCCACCGAGCGGTCTCGCCGTGAGCTGGGTGTTCCGCTGCATGCGAAGGTGGTGGCCTTCGTCGGTCGGCTCCAGCCCTTCAAGGGCCCGCAGGTGCTCATCCATGCGGTGGCGGAACTGCTGGAACGTGATCCGCAGCGCAACCTGCGGGTGCTGATCTGTGGAGGGCCCTCCGGCCCGAGCGCAACCCCCGAGACCTACCGCAACCTGGCGGTCGAGTTGGGCGTCGACAAGCGCATCCGTTTCCTCGACCCGCGCCCGCCCGAGGAGCTCGTCGCCGTTTACCGCGCCGCCGACATCATCGCGGTGCCCAGCTACAACGAGTCCTTCGGGCTGGTGGCCATGGAGGCCCAGGCGACCGGAACCCCCGTGGTGGCCGCGCGCGTCGGTGGTCTGCCGGTCGCGGTCGCGGAGGGGGAGACCGGGTTGCTTGTCGACGGGCACGACCCGGCCCTGTGGGCCGACACCCTGGCCACGCTGCTTGACGACGACGAGACCCGCATCCGCATGGGCCAGGACGCCGTGGAACACGCCCGCAACTTCTCCTGGGCGGCCACCGCCACGCAGCTGTCCTCCCTCTACAGCGAGGCCACCACCGCCGAATGCGATGGGGGGATCCCGCGCCGGGCGGATGGTGCGCGCTGGGATTAAGGTGGGGGTGATGTCCCCTTGTTGGGTGATTCAGCAAGCAAGACCCCGGGCAAAGTGGCAAACTGTTGGTTATGACTAACGGAAAACTGATTCTTCTTCGTCACGGACAGAGTGCGTGGAACGCCTCCAACCAGTTCACCGGATGGGTGGATGTCGACCTGACCACCATCGGTGAGGCCGAGGCCAAGCGCGGCGGCGAACTGCTCGTGGAGAACAACGTTCTGCCCGACGTGGTCTACACCTCCCTGCTGCGCCGTGCGATCCGCACCGCCAACCTGGCGCTGGATGCCGCCGACCGCCACTGGATCCCCGTGGTGCGCGACTGGCGCCTCAACGAGCGTCACTACGGTGCGCTGCAGGGCCTGAACAAGGCCGAGACCAAGGACAAGTACGGCGATGAGCAGTACATGGCGTGGCGTCGTTCCTACGGCACCCCGCCACCGGAGCTCGCCGATGACGCCGAGTACTCCCAGGCCGGCGACGTGCGCTACAAGGACCTGGAGTCCGTCCCACGCACCGAGTGCCTGAAGGATGTCGTGGAGCGTTTCATCCCCTACTTCGAGGAGGAGATCCTCCCGCGCGTGAAGAAGGGCGAGAACGTCCTGATCGCCGCGCACGGCAACTCCCTGCGCGCCCTGGTCAAGCACCTGGACAACATCTCCGATGATGACATCGCCGAGCTGAACATCCCCACCGGCATCCCGCTGGTCTACGAGATCACCCCTGAGGGTACCGTGGTCAACCCCGGTGGTACCTACCTCGATCCCGAGGCTGCCGCCGCAGGTGCAGCCGCCGTGGCCAACCAGGGCGGTAAGTAGGACCTGGCTGCATTTTAAGGACAGTACTGTCGGTTTTAGGTGAGCACTTTCTTCGCATTCCTTCTGGGCGTGGTCGTTGCAGGCCTCGCCCTACCTGCCTACGGCTGGGCGAAGGAACGGTTCCGCCGACACAAGTCCGCCACCACCCTGGCCGAGAACCAGGTGACCACGGTCGGCCAGGTGCTGCACCTGGCCATCCAGGGTTCACCCACCGGCATCACCGTGGTGGACCGCACCGGGGATGTCATCCTCTCCAACGGGCGTGCCCATTCGCTGGGTATCGTCCATCAACGCACCGTCAACAGTGATGTCTGGCGGGTGGCGCAGGAGGCCTTCGATGACAAGGACACCCACACCCTGGACGTCAACCCCTCGGTGAACCCCCGTCGCCCGGGCAACCGGGTCACGGCGGTGCGGGCGGTCGTCAAACCCCTGACGCTTATCGACGACCGCTTCGTCATCATCTACGCCACCGACGAATCCGAGAATGTCCGCATGGAATCGGCCCGGCGTGATTTCGTGGCCAACGTCTCCCACGAGCTCAAGACCCCCGTCGGCGGCATGGCGCTGCTGGCCGAGGCCCTCATGGAGGCCGTCGACGACCCCGAACAGGTCGAGTACTTCGGTGCCCGCCTGCACCGGGAGGCCCACCGCATGGCCGACATGATCAACGAGCTGATCTCCCTGTCCAAACTGCAGGGCGCGGAACGTCTGCCCGACATGGAACCGGTCAAGGTCGATGACATCATCGACGAGGCGATCGAACGCACCCAGCTCGCCGCTGACAACGCCCAGATCGAACTGGTCCGCGGCGACCGCACCGACGTGTGGGTCAACGCCGAACGATCCCTGCTGGTCACTGCCCTGGCCAACCTGATCAGCAACGCCATCAACTACTCCCCGCAGTCCATGCCGGTGTCGGTCTCCCAGAACGTCTGCAATGATGTGGTGATGATCCGGGTGACCGACCGTGGCATCGGTATCGCACCGGAGGACCAGGGTCGTGTCTTCGAACGTTTCTTCCGGGTAGACAAGGCCAGATCCCGACAAACAGGCGGAACCGGCCTTGGATTGGCTATTGTCAAACATGTGATGGCTAATCACGGCGGTAATATCAGTCTGTGGTCACGGCCCGGGACAGGTTCCACCTTCACCCTCGAACTACCCGTGTACCACCCCGAATCGGAAGCCCCCGCTGAAACCCCCAAGCGTGTGGGCCTGGATTCCACGCTTCGCTCGACCGCGTCCAAGGTAACCGGACGCCGAAAGGAAAAAACATGACGACCATCCTGATCGTTGAAGATGAGGAATCGTTGGCGGATCCTTTGGCCTTCCTCCTCAGAAAAGAAGGCTTTGACACCATCATCGCGGGCGATGGTCCCACCGCACTCGTGGAATTCAGCAGAAACGACATTGACATCGTCCTGCTCGATCTCATGCTGCCGGGCATGTCCGGAACCGATGTGTGCAAGGAACTGCGCCTGGTCTCCAACGTGCCGGTGATCATGGTGACGGCGCGTGACTCCGAGATCGACAAGGTTGTCGGTCTGGAACTCGGCGCCGATGACTATGTGACCAAGCCGTACTCCTCCCGCGAGCTCATCGCCCGTATCCGCGCGGTGCTGCGCCGCCGGGGGGACACCGAGGCCGAGGCCGCCGAGGATGATACCGACGACCAGATCCTCGAGGGCGGGCGCGTGCGCATGGATGTGGACAGCCACACCGTCACCGTCGACGGCAAGGCGGTGAACATGCCGCTGAAGGAATTCGACCTGCTGGAATACCTCCTGCGCAACGCCGGCCGTGTGCTCACCCGTGGCCAGCTCATCGACCGCATCTGGGGTGCCGACTATGTCGGCGACACCAAGACCCTCGATGTCCACGTCAAGCGGCTGCGCTCCAAGATCGAGGAGGAGCCCTCACGCCCCCGTCACCTCGTGACCGTGCGTGGGCTGGGGTATAAATACGAACTCTGACCCCTGTGGTTGGCCGCGGGGCATCTCCTTGAAAGAAGGGGGTGCCCCGTTTTCTTTATTATCTGCCCTCCCGCACGGCGGCGGGGGAGGGGTGAGGGCAGATAGTCACACGGCACCCCGTCAGGAGCTGATGGCTTCCAAGGGCGCGGTGCGGGAGGCCATGTGCGCCGGGATGAGCGCTGCCACCGCACCGATGACCACCGCGGCCAGCAGCATCCACCCGATCTGGGTCCAGGGGAACTCCACCGGGGCCATGCCGCGGCTGCGCAGGGCACTGACCACACCCCAGCCCAGGAAGGTGCCCACCGTGATGCCGAAGAGTGCACCATGCAGGGACAAGATCACCGATTCCAGGGTGACCATGGTTCTGATCTGGGCGCGTTGCACACCGGTGGCCCGCAGGATCCCCAGCTCCCGGGTGCGTTCACTCAACGACAGGAACAGGGTGTTGACGATGCCGAGCACCGCGATGATCACCGCCAGGGCGAGCAGACCATAGACGATGCCGAGCAGCTGGTTGATCTGGGTGCCCAGGCCACCACGGAACTCATCCTTGTTCTTGACCTGCACCACCAGAAACTGGCTGACGGCCTGGGTGAGGTTCTCCCGCAGCTGCTGGTCGGAAACCGTCCCGTCGGAGGTGATGAACACCTGGGAACGGTGATAGGCCGAGGGGGAGGTCAGGACACGTTCGGCGGCGGGGAAGTTGATGGCCATGTGACCGAGCAGACCGGTCTCGGCGTAGACACCGGTGATGGGGATGCGGATGCCGTCCTTGGAGCCATAGGGGTTGAGGGTGATGGTGTCACCCACCCCGAGGTCGGACTGGCTGGCGTAGGTGGTGGAGATCATCGCCCCGGGTTCCTCATCGGTGAAGGCCTCACCGGAGCGCACGGAGATGTCCATGAAGGTGGCGATATCACCGCGGAACACGGTGGTGGTCTCATTGTCCCACCGGTTGGCCTGCAGGGGGGCGGTCATCAGGACCCCGACGTCCTCGACACCCTCGGTGGTGGCCACATGGGGTGCCACCGAGGCGGACAGCGACAGTGACCGGGATCCGCCGGCGGGTTGGCCGGGAATGGCGGTACCGCCGATGGAATCCAGGACGAAGGAGGCAGTGATGGAGGATTCTACCGTGTTGAACACGCTGGCCCGGGTGGTGGCCCCGATGACGCCCACGCACGAGACCAATCCCACGCTCAGGG
Proteins encoded:
- a CDS encoding sensor histidine kinase — translated: MSTFFAFLLGVVVAGLALPAYGWAKERFRRHKSATTLAENQVTTVGQVLHLAIQGSPTGITVVDRTGDVILSNGRAHSLGIVHQRTVNSDVWRVAQEAFDDKDTHTLDVNPSVNPRRPGNRVTAVRAVVKPLTLIDDRFVIIYATDESENVRMESARRDFVANVSHELKTPVGGMALLAEALMEAVDDPEQVEYFGARLHREAHRMADMINELISLSKLQGAERLPDMEPVKVDDIIDEAIERTQLAADNAQIELVRGDRTDVWVNAERSLLVTALANLISNAINYSPQSMPVSVSQNVCNDVVMIRVTDRGIGIAPEDQGRVFERFFRVDKARSRQTGGTGLGLAIVKHVMANHGGNISLWSRPGTGSTFTLELPVYHPESEAPAETPKRVGLDSTLRSTASKVTGRRKEKT
- the mshA gene encoding D-inositol-3-phosphate glycosyltransferase; this encodes MRVAMISMHTSPLQQPGVGDSGGMNVYILSTGTELARQGVEVDIFTRATRPSQGEVVQVAPNLRVINIVAGPYEGLAKEELSTQLAAFAGGVLEFTRRGGIEYDLIHSHYWLSGQVGWLMRDLWRIPLVHTAHTLAAVKNSYRADEDTPESEARRICEQQLVDNADVLAVNTQEELADLVHHYDADPDRISVVSPGADIALYTPGNDRATERSRRELGVPLHAKVVAFVGRLQPFKGPQVLIHAVAELLERDPQRNLRVLICGGPSGPSATPETYRNLAVELGVDKRIRFLDPRPPEELVAVYRAADIIAVPSYNESFGLVAMEAQATGTPVVAARVGGLPVAVAEGETGLLVDGHDPALWADTLATLLDDDETRIRMGQDAVEHARNFSWAATATQLSSLYSEATTAECDGGIPRRADGARWD
- a CDS encoding response regulator transcription factor → MTTILIVEDEESLADPLAFLLRKEGFDTIIAGDGPTALVEFSRNDIDIVLLDLMLPGMSGTDVCKELRLVSNVPVIMVTARDSEIDKVVGLELGADDYVTKPYSSRELIARIRAVLRRRGDTEAEAAEDDTDDQILEGGRVRMDVDSHTVTVDGKAVNMPLKEFDLLEYLLRNAGRVLTRGQLIDRIWGADYVGDTKTLDVHVKRLRSKIEEEPSRPRHLVTVRGLGYKYEL
- a CDS encoding phosphoglyceromutase translates to MTNGKLILLRHGQSAWNASNQFTGWVDVDLTTIGEAEAKRGGELLVENNVLPDVVYTSLLRRAIRTANLALDAADRHWIPVVRDWRLNERHYGALQGLNKAETKDKYGDEQYMAWRRSYGTPPPELADDAEYSQAGDVRYKDLESVPRTECLKDVVERFIPYFEEEILPRVKKGENVLIAAHGNSLRALVKHLDNISDDDIAELNIPTGIPLVYEITPEGTVVNPGGTYLDPEAAAAGAAAVANQGGK